A genome region from Nocardiopsis exhalans includes the following:
- the acnA gene encoding aconitate hydratase AcnA produces the protein MLGTKWRDQEADTVSANSFGARDTLRVGDESYEIFRLDAVKGYNRLPYSLKVLLENLLRTEDGANVTAEHITALGNWDAKAQPSQEIQFTPARVIMQDFTGVPCVVDLATMREAVRDMGGDPDKINPLAPAELVIDHSVVVDLFGRPDAFERNVEIEYERNYERYKFLRWGQTAFDEFKVVPPGTGIVHQANIEHLARVTMDRKGQAYPDTCVGTDSHTTMQNGLGILGWGVGGIEAEAAMLGQPISMLIPRVVGFKLKGQLKPGTTATDLVLTITEQLRKHGVVGKFVEFYGEGVASVPLANRATIGNMSPEFGSTAAIFPVDDETIRYMRLTGRSEQQVALTEAYAKANGFWHDPAVEPEFSEYLELDLAEVVPSIAGPKRPQDRIALSAAKQTWRHDISDYVSDDADEAGEESFPASDAPAQSANGARPHKSVKVTMADGTETEIDHGAVVIAAITSCTNTSNPSVMLGAALLAKKAVDKGLSRKPWVKTSMAPGSKVVTDYYERSGLTPYLDKLGFNLVGYGCTTCIGNSGPLPEEISQAVQDNDLAVSAVLSGNRNFEGRINPDVKMNYLASPPLVVAYALAGSMDIDITTEPLGVGSDGKPVYLADIWPTAEEIQEVMDSAIASDMYASAYSDVFAGDDRWRELPTPLGNTFEWEADSTYVRKPPYFEGMGQTPAPVTDISGARVLAKLGDSVTTDHISPAGAIKPGTPAAEYLKANGVERRDFNSYGSRRGNHEVMIRGTFANIRLRNQIAPGTEGGYTRDFTQADAPVSFIYDAAQNYAEQGTPLVVLGGKEYGSGSSRDWAAKGTSLLGVRAVITESYERIHRSNLIGMGVIPLQFPAGQSADSLGLTGEETFSITGITELNEGRVPSTVKVTTDTGVEFDAVVRIDTPGEADYYRNGGILQFVLRQLIAKQ, from the coding sequence ATGCTGGGGACAAAGTGGCGAGATCAGGAGGCAGACACCGTGTCCGCGAACAGCTTCGGCGCCCGTGACACGTTGCGCGTTGGCGACGAGTCGTATGAGATCTTCCGGTTGGACGCCGTCAAGGGCTACAACCGACTTCCCTACAGCCTGAAGGTGCTGCTGGAGAACCTCCTGCGCACCGAGGACGGTGCGAACGTCACCGCCGAGCACATCACGGCTCTGGGGAACTGGGACGCCAAGGCGCAGCCCAGCCAGGAAATCCAGTTCACCCCCGCGCGGGTGATCATGCAGGACTTCACCGGGGTCCCCTGTGTCGTCGACCTCGCCACCATGCGCGAGGCCGTCCGCGACATGGGCGGTGACCCGGACAAGATCAACCCGCTCGCCCCCGCCGAGCTGGTGATCGACCACTCCGTGGTCGTCGACCTCTTCGGTCGCCCCGACGCCTTCGAGCGCAACGTCGAGATCGAGTACGAGCGCAACTACGAGCGCTACAAGTTCCTGCGCTGGGGCCAGACCGCCTTCGACGAGTTCAAGGTCGTCCCGCCCGGCACCGGCATCGTGCACCAGGCCAACATCGAGCACCTCGCGCGGGTCACGATGGACCGCAAGGGCCAGGCCTACCCCGACACCTGCGTCGGTACGGACTCGCACACCACCATGCAGAACGGCCTGGGCATCCTGGGCTGGGGCGTCGGTGGCATCGAGGCCGAGGCCGCCATGCTCGGCCAGCCGATCTCCATGCTCATCCCGCGCGTGGTCGGCTTCAAGCTCAAGGGCCAGCTCAAGCCCGGCACCACCGCGACCGACCTCGTGCTCACCATCACCGAGCAGCTCCGCAAGCACGGTGTGGTCGGCAAGTTCGTCGAGTTCTACGGCGAGGGCGTCGCCTCGGTGCCGCTGGCCAACCGCGCCACCATCGGCAACATGAGCCCGGAGTTCGGTTCCACCGCCGCGATCTTCCCGGTCGACGACGAGACCATCCGGTACATGCGCCTGACCGGCCGCTCCGAGCAGCAGGTCGCCCTGACCGAGGCCTACGCCAAGGCCAACGGCTTCTGGCACGACCCGGCCGTCGAGCCCGAGTTCTCCGAGTACCTGGAGCTCGACCTCGCCGAGGTCGTCCCCTCCATCGCCGGTCCCAAGCGCCCGCAGGACCGCATCGCGCTGTCGGCGGCCAAGCAGACCTGGCGCCACGACATCAGCGACTACGTCTCCGACGACGCCGACGAGGCGGGCGAGGAGTCCTTCCCGGCCTCCGACGCCCCGGCCCAGTCCGCCAACGGCGCCCGCCCGCACAAGTCCGTCAAGGTCACCATGGCCGACGGCACCGAGACCGAGATCGACCACGGCGCCGTCGTGATCGCCGCGATCACCTCGTGCACCAACACCTCGAACCCCTCGGTCATGCTGGGCGCCGCCCTGCTGGCCAAGAAGGCGGTCGACAAGGGTCTGTCCCGCAAGCCGTGGGTCAAGACCTCCATGGCCCCGGGCTCCAAGGTCGTCACCGACTACTACGAGCGCTCCGGCCTGACCCCGTACCTGGACAAGCTGGGCTTCAACCTGGTCGGCTACGGCTGCACCACCTGCATCGGCAACTCGGGCCCGCTGCCCGAGGAGATCTCGCAGGCGGTCCAGGACAACGACCTCGCGGTCTCCGCGGTCCTGTCCGGCAACCGTAACTTCGAGGGCCGGATCAACCCGGACGTGAAGATGAACTACCTGGCCTCGCCGCCGCTGGTGGTCGCCTACGCGCTGGCCGGGTCGATGGACATCGACATCACCACCGAGCCCCTGGGCGTCGGCAGCGACGGCAAGCCCGTCTACCTGGCCGACATCTGGCCGACCGCCGAGGAGATCCAGGAGGTCATGGACTCCGCGATCGCCTCCGACATGTACGCCTCCGCGTACTCGGACGTGTTCGCCGGTGACGACCGCTGGCGCGAGCTGCCCACGCCGCTCGGCAACACCTTCGAGTGGGAGGCTGACTCGACCTACGTCCGCAAGCCCCCGTACTTCGAGGGCATGGGCCAGACGCCCGCTCCGGTCACCGACATCTCCGGCGCCCGCGTCCTGGCCAAGCTGGGCGACTCGGTCACCACCGACCACATCTCCCCGGCCGGTGCGATCAAGCCGGGCACCCCGGCGGCCGAGTACCTCAAGGCCAACGGTGTGGAGCGTCGCGACTTCAACTCCTACGGTTCCCGTCGCGGCAACCACGAGGTGATGATCCGCGGTACGTTCGCCAACATCCGCCTGCGCAACCAGATCGCGCCGGGCACCGAGGGCGGCTACACCCGCGACTTCACCCAGGCCGACGCGCCGGTGTCGTTCATCTACGACGCCGCGCAGAACTACGCCGAGCAGGGCACCCCGCTGGTCGTCCTGGGCGGCAAGGAGTACGGCTCGGGTTCCTCGCGTGACTGGGCGGCCAAGGGCACCAGCCTGCTGGGCGTGCGCGCGGTCATCACCGAGTCCTACGAGCGCATCCACCGCTCGAACCTGATCGGCATGGGCGTCATCCCGCTGCAGTTCCCGGCGGGCCAGTCCGCCGACTCCCTCGGCCTGACCGGCGAGGAGACCTTCTCCATCACCGGTATCACCGAGCTCAACGAGGGCCGCGTCCCCAGCACGGTGAAGGTCACCACCGACACCGGTGTCGAGTTCGACGCCGTGGTGCGGATCGACACCCCGGGTGAGGCCGACTACTACCGCAACGGCGGCATCCTGCAGTTCGTTCTGCGTCAGCTGATCGCCAAGCAGTAG
- a CDS encoding LLM class F420-dependent oxidoreductase translates to MRLRIFLEPQQGATYEDQLAVARAAEDLGFDALFRSDHYLSMGDHVSGLPGPTDAWITLAGLARDTSRIRLGTLMTAATFRHPGPLAISVAQVDRMSGGRVEFGFGAGWFEQEHAVYGIPFPDSARERFDRYEEQLDIITGLWSTPVGDTFRYEGRHYRLAEGPALPKPQQGPRPPVLIGGTGLKRTPRLAAKFADEYNVPFSSLEDTEKAFDRTADAVRASGRTVPMVYSAAQVLCAGRDEAEVSKRAARIGREVSELRQNGLAGSPDEIVDRIGRFGEAGAARMYLQVLDMSDLDHLELVASSVVPQLD, encoded by the coding sequence ATGCGCCTGAGGATCTTCCTTGAGCCCCAGCAGGGGGCCACCTACGAGGACCAGCTCGCCGTTGCCAGAGCCGCCGAGGATCTGGGCTTCGACGCCCTGTTCCGCTCGGATCACTACCTCTCCATGGGCGACCACGTCAGCGGGCTCCCCGGACCCACTGACGCGTGGATCACCCTGGCCGGTCTGGCCAGGGACACCTCCCGAATCCGGCTGGGCACCCTGATGACGGCGGCGACCTTCCGCCACCCGGGGCCACTGGCCATCTCCGTAGCCCAGGTCGACCGGATGAGCGGCGGCCGGGTCGAGTTCGGCTTCGGCGCGGGCTGGTTCGAGCAGGAGCACGCGGTCTACGGGATCCCCTTCCCCGACTCCGCGCGCGAACGTTTCGACCGCTACGAGGAGCAGCTCGACATCATCACGGGGTTGTGGTCCACCCCGGTGGGGGACACCTTCCGTTACGAGGGCAGGCACTACCGGCTGGCGGAGGGGCCGGCACTGCCCAAACCACAGCAGGGGCCGCGTCCGCCGGTGCTGATCGGCGGTACCGGCCTGAAGCGCACCCCGCGGCTGGCGGCCAAGTTCGCCGACGAGTACAACGTGCCGTTCTCCTCGCTGGAGGACACGGAGAAGGCCTTCGACCGTACGGCCGACGCCGTGCGGGCGTCCGGCCGTACCGTGCCGATGGTGTACTCGGCGGCCCAGGTCCTGTGCGCGGGGCGCGACGAGGCAGAGGTGTCCAAGCGGGCCGCCCGGATCGGTCGCGAGGTGTCGGAGCTGCGCCAGAACGGTCTGGCCGGCAGCCCCGACGAGATCGTGGACCGGATCGGCCGGTTCGGCGAGGCGGGTGCTGCGAGGATGTACTTGCAGGTCCTGGACATGTCTGACCTGGACCACCTGGAGCTGGTGGCTTCGTCGGTGGTCCCGCAGCTGGACTGA
- a CDS encoding RNA polymerase sigma factor produces the protein MKLLRRARRRVPVYGPDSTDTVLLSSVAAGETDALEILHRRHAPWLRARLRYRCSDHDQLDAALQETFLAVWRSAGSYTPRPGDDDAGAWLWTIAIRQLISQLRKRSNRWIAESEPEPYETVGDASAEDTVLLNIEHGPLGAALHGLSPELRSAIQATVLDGLTVREAAEILQIPEGTVKTRVMRAKARLREALTT, from the coding sequence GTGAAGCTTCTCCGCCGCGCACGACGCCGCGTCCCCGTCTACGGACCCGACAGCACCGACACCGTGCTGCTCTCCTCCGTGGCCGCCGGGGAGACCGACGCTCTGGAGATCCTGCACCGGAGGCACGCACCCTGGCTGCGCGCCCGTCTGCGCTACCGCTGTTCCGACCACGACCAACTCGACGCCGCCCTCCAGGAGACCTTCCTGGCGGTGTGGCGCAGCGCCGGGTCCTACACCCCGCGCCCGGGCGACGACGACGCCGGGGCCTGGCTGTGGACCATCGCCATCCGCCAGCTCATCTCGCAGCTGCGCAAACGCTCCAACCGGTGGATCGCCGAGAGCGAACCCGAACCGTACGAGACCGTCGGCGACGCGTCCGCGGAGGACACCGTGCTGCTCAACATCGAGCACGGCCCGTTGGGCGCCGCCCTGCACGGCCTCTCCCCCGAACTGCGCTCCGCGATCCAGGCCACCGTGCTCGACGGCCTGACCGTGCGGGAGGCGGCGGAGATCCTCCAGATACCCGAGGGAACAGTGAAGACACGGGTCATGCGCGCGAAGGCGCGGCTACGGGAGGCACTGACCACATGA
- a CDS encoding zf-HC2 domain-containing protein, translated as MSTSWHLTHDQLHQYANHTADGVTAMSAEAHLTRCARCRSLLPADEAWLDRSWSDLRDVVDQPRRGPVERLLTAIGLRESTAKLLAATPQLYRAWLTATVLVLVMALTVAHELPRGSLLFAFTAPVVPLIGVALAYGRGVDPAHSLASVTPLAGYRLLFTRTAAVLVPALTLCTAAAFLMPSVSTLREAVFWLLPALAMVAGCLALSRWMPLSLAGGVVGAAWVLALVLFSLADGLDPSLLFTPTAQVSWATVLGLLAGAILLRVRTA; from the coding sequence ATGAGTACGAGCTGGCACCTGACCCACGACCAACTCCACCAGTACGCGAACCACACCGCCGACGGCGTCACCGCCATGTCCGCCGAAGCCCACCTGACCCGCTGCGCCCGCTGCCGTTCCCTGCTGCCCGCCGACGAGGCCTGGCTGGACCGCAGTTGGTCCGACCTGCGCGACGTGGTGGACCAGCCCCGACGCGGCCCCGTCGAACGCCTGCTGACCGCGATCGGTCTGCGCGAGAGCACCGCCAAGCTGCTGGCTGCCACCCCGCAGCTGTACCGCGCCTGGCTGACCGCCACCGTGCTCGTCCTCGTCATGGCCCTGACCGTGGCGCACGAGCTGCCGCGCGGCTCGCTGCTGTTCGCCTTCACCGCGCCGGTCGTACCCCTGATCGGGGTGGCCCTGGCCTACGGGCGGGGCGTGGACCCCGCGCACAGCCTCGCCTCGGTCACCCCCCTGGCCGGGTACCGGCTGCTGTTCACGCGCACCGCCGCCGTGCTGGTGCCCGCGCTGACACTGTGCACCGCGGCGGCGTTCCTGATGCCCTCGGTCTCCACCCTGCGGGAGGCGGTCTTCTGGCTCCTGCCCGCGCTGGCCATGGTGGCCGGGTGTCTGGCGCTCAGCCGGTGGATGCCGCTGAGCCTGGCCGGCGGTGTCGTCGGCGCCGCGTGGGTGCTCGCCCTGGTCCTGTTCAGCCTGGCCGACGGCCTCGACCCGTCCCTGCTGTTCACCCCCACCGCCCAGGTCAGCTGGGCCACGGTGCTCGGCCTGCTGGCCGGGGCCATCCTGTTGCGGGTGAGGACCGCGTGA
- a CDS encoding ATP-binding cassette domain-containing protein, which translates to MTGTTSGRGGDVTADRISVRGLVRSYGSRRALDGIDVDLGPGVTGLLGRNGAGKTTLMRCLATDLEATRGRIRVLGRDPERADERTEIRRRMGYLPQSPSFYPHFTVFGLLDYMAVLKEMGGRRERHDEVRRAMRDVDLYDRRHSRVRRLSGGMRQRLGLAAALLGAPELLLLDEPTVGLDPEQRIRFRDLVSELAVHSTVVLSTHQIEDVSALCRRVLCLDQGRVIFDGTPSDLIARARGRVWEQGSRPEEGVTSWRLADGRYRVLVPEGAENPDSTARVPVEPSLEDAYLLFTGARGSTR; encoded by the coding sequence ATGACCGGTACGACCAGCGGCCGCGGCGGCGACGTGACGGCGGACCGGATCAGTGTGCGCGGGCTGGTCCGCAGTTACGGGAGCCGTCGGGCCCTGGACGGGATCGATGTGGACCTGGGCCCCGGGGTGACCGGACTGCTGGGCCGCAACGGCGCGGGCAAGACCACGCTGATGCGCTGTCTGGCCACCGACCTGGAGGCCACCAGAGGCCGGATACGGGTGCTGGGCCGCGACCCGGAGCGGGCCGACGAGCGCACCGAGATCCGCCGCCGGATGGGCTACCTGCCACAGTCCCCCTCCTTCTATCCGCACTTCACCGTGTTCGGCCTGCTGGACTACATGGCGGTCCTCAAGGAAATGGGCGGGCGCCGCGAACGCCACGACGAGGTCCGCCGTGCCATGCGCGACGTGGACCTGTACGACCGCAGGCACAGCAGGGTGCGCCGCCTGTCCGGCGGGATGCGCCAGCGCCTGGGCCTGGCCGCGGCACTGCTCGGCGCCCCCGAGCTCCTGCTGCTCGACGAACCCACCGTCGGCCTGGACCCCGAGCAGCGCATCAGGTTCCGCGACCTCGTCTCCGAACTGGCGGTGCACAGCACCGTGGTGCTGTCCACCCACCAGATCGAGGACGTGTCGGCGCTGTGCCGCCGGGTCCTGTGCCTGGACCAGGGCCGGGTGATCTTCGACGGCACCCCCAGCGACCTGATCGCCCGGGCGCGCGGCCGCGTGTGGGAGCAGGGTTCACGGCCCGAGGAGGGCGTGACCTCCTGGCGGCTGGCGGACGGCCGGTACCGGGTCCTGGTGCCGGAGGGCGCCGAGAACCCGGACTCGACGGCGCGCGTCCCGGTGGAACCGTCACTGGAGGACGCGTACCTGCTGTTCACCGGTGCGCGGGGCAGCACTCGGTGA